From the Arthrobacter sp. PM3 genome, one window contains:
- a CDS encoding universal stress protein, with the protein MRYVVGYSADARGHDAVNLAIALARGRGASLDLVVAVPEVQQFGAAHAPRVGFESVLHEQAQEWLDEARALVPADVPAAVHIRTGDSDAHALIQAAEELGADLLIIGAANNGLFKRFTIGSVASALLHASTVPVALAPHGYHRRDALTRISCGLGTRAGAEKLLDFALGMATNREVPLRVVSLLALDGGAEADAEKAAAAAREYAEKHLAAALPAGGPEKGEPEVRAEAKTEVVVAHGRSIEEAVDRLDWEDGEVLLIGSSRLAKSRSIFLGSTANRILRALPVPMIVVPSDYELKQLTDSTSADTSREAQK; encoded by the coding sequence ATGCGTTACGTAGTGGGGTACTCAGCCGATGCCAGGGGCCATGATGCGGTCAATCTGGCCATCGCCCTCGCCCGCGGCCGAGGGGCCAGCCTTGACCTTGTGGTGGCGGTTCCCGAGGTACAGCAGTTCGGGGCCGCCCACGCACCCAGAGTCGGATTCGAAAGCGTTCTCCACGAACAGGCCCAGGAGTGGCTCGACGAGGCCAGGGCCCTGGTTCCCGCCGACGTCCCGGCCGCGGTCCACATCCGCACCGGCGACTCCGACGCCCACGCGCTGATTCAGGCCGCGGAGGAACTGGGCGCCGACCTGCTCATCATCGGCGCGGCCAACAACGGACTCTTCAAACGGTTCACCATCGGGTCTGTGGCCAGCGCCCTGCTTCACGCCTCCACTGTTCCGGTGGCGCTGGCGCCCCATGGCTACCACCGCCGGGACGCGCTGACCCGGATCAGCTGCGGGCTCGGCACCCGGGCGGGCGCCGAGAAGCTGCTCGACTTCGCCCTCGGCATGGCGACCAACCGCGAGGTTCCGCTGCGGGTCGTCTCACTTCTGGCGCTCGACGGCGGCGCCGAGGCCGACGCCGAAAAGGCCGCCGCGGCGGCCCGGGAATATGCCGAGAAACACCTCGCCGCGGCCCTCCCGGCCGGCGGCCCGGAGAAGGGTGAACCGGAGGTCCGGGCGGAAGCGAAGACGGAGGTCGTCGTCGCCCATGGCCGCAGTATCGAGGAAGCGGTGGACCGGCTGGACTGGGAGGACGGCGAGGTCCTGCTGATCGGGTCCAGCCGCCTTGCCAAGAGCCGGTCCATCTTCCTCGGCAGCACCGCCAACCGCATTCTGCGCGCACTGCCGGTGCCGATGATCGTCGTCCCCAGCGACTATGAACTCAAGCAGCTGACCGATTCCACGTCGGCTGACACTTCCCGAGAGGCACAGAAATGA
- a CDS encoding NADPH-dependent F420 reductase — protein sequence MTDITIIGSGNMARAIGTRAVAAGRSVQVLDRTPENAAKLAAELGGTCTSGGLSEVPDGDIVVLALYFGPAKEVAMHFGDTLSGKTVVEISNPIDTETFDSLVVGPETSAAEEIAALLPGARVVKAFNTTFAGTLAAGTTGGMPLDVFIASDSEQARNEVAAFAAAAGLRPIHVGSLRHARELEGFMLLVMALQVNPAYPNFNWGTGLKIID from the coding sequence ATGACTGACATCACGATCATCGGCAGCGGCAACATGGCCCGGGCGATCGGCACCCGCGCCGTCGCCGCCGGACGGTCTGTCCAGGTGCTGGACCGGACGCCGGAAAATGCCGCCAAGCTCGCTGCTGAACTTGGCGGCACCTGCACCTCCGGCGGCCTGAGCGAGGTTCCCGACGGCGATATCGTCGTCCTGGCCCTCTACTTCGGCCCGGCCAAGGAGGTGGCCATGCACTTCGGCGACACGCTCAGCGGCAAGACCGTGGTGGAGATCAGCAATCCGATCGACACGGAGACCTTTGACTCGCTCGTGGTCGGCCCTGAGACATCGGCCGCCGAAGAAATCGCCGCGCTGTTGCCGGGCGCACGGGTGGTGAAAGCCTTCAACACGACCTTCGCCGGAACACTGGCCGCCGGGACCACCGGCGGCATGCCGCTGGATGTCTTCATCGCCTCGGACTCCGAACAGGCCCGCAACGAAGTCGCAGCGTTCGCCGCGGCGGCCGGATTGCGTCCGATCCACGTGGGCAGCCTGCGCCATGCCCGTGAACTCGAGGGGTTCATGCTGCTGGTCATGGCGCTGCAGGTCAACCCCGCGTACCCCAACTTCAACTGGGGCACCGGCCTGAAGATCATCGACTAG
- a CDS encoding class I SAM-dependent DNA methyltransferase yields the protein MITGEIKSQVDKVWNTFWSGGISNPLEVIEQITYLLFLKRLDERHILQEKKANLLGQPMEDAVFPAGNDPKGRPYADLRWSRFKNFAKDEMFTVFSESVFPFLRNELPKMANGEESTYSHHMRDAQFKIPNAGVLQQVVDVIDGINMDGRDTKGDLYEYMLSKLASAGTNGQFRTPRHIIDLMVDMTAPKPLEAICDPASGTCGFLVQAGEHLRKNHPTLLTHAESNKFFHNDQFHGFDFDNTMLRIGSMNMLLHGVENPDIAHRDSLANLHSSEEEKYDVILANPPFAGSLDYDNVAKDLLALVKTKKTELLFLALFIRLLKNGGRAAVVVPDGVLFGSSKAHKELRKMIVEGHKLDAVVKLPSGVFKPYAGVSTAILFFTKTNSGGTDNVWFYDVRSDGFSLDDKRTPLGSSDLPDVLTRWKERTTSELTRARTEQSFCVSLAEISANDYDLSLNRYREIEHEVVDHAAPTDILAALDALEGEITQGMAELRELLK from the coding sequence GTGATTACCGGCGAAATCAAGTCCCAAGTCGACAAGGTCTGGAATACGTTCTGGAGCGGTGGCATCTCCAACCCGCTGGAGGTGATTGAGCAAATCACCTATCTGCTCTTCCTCAAGAGGCTGGATGAGCGCCATATCCTGCAGGAGAAGAAGGCCAATCTCTTGGGTCAGCCGATGGAGGACGCCGTCTTCCCCGCGGGGAACGATCCGAAAGGCCGGCCGTACGCCGACCTGCGCTGGAGCCGGTTCAAGAATTTCGCCAAGGACGAGATGTTCACCGTGTTCTCGGAGTCTGTCTTCCCGTTCCTCCGCAATGAGCTGCCCAAGATGGCCAATGGTGAGGAGTCCACCTACAGCCACCACATGCGGGATGCCCAGTTCAAGATCCCCAACGCCGGTGTTCTGCAGCAGGTGGTCGATGTCATCGACGGCATCAACATGGACGGCCGGGACACCAAGGGCGATCTCTACGAGTACATGCTGTCCAAGCTGGCGTCGGCCGGCACCAACGGTCAGTTCCGCACGCCGCGGCACATCATCGACCTCATGGTGGACATGACGGCGCCCAAGCCGTTGGAAGCGATCTGCGATCCGGCGTCCGGCACCTGTGGTTTCCTGGTCCAGGCGGGGGAGCACCTGCGCAAGAACCATCCGACGCTGCTGACCCATGCGGAGTCGAACAAGTTCTTCCACAATGACCAGTTCCACGGCTTCGACTTCGACAACACCATGCTCCGGATCGGCTCCATGAACATGCTGCTGCACGGCGTGGAGAACCCGGACATCGCCCACCGCGACTCCCTCGCCAACCTGCACAGCAGCGAGGAGGAGAAGTACGACGTCATCCTCGCCAACCCGCCGTTCGCGGGCAGCCTGGATTACGACAACGTGGCCAAGGACCTGCTGGCCCTGGTGAAGACGAAGAAGACCGAGCTGCTGTTCCTGGCGCTGTTTATCCGTCTCCTGAAGAACGGCGGCCGTGCCGCGGTGGTTGTCCCCGACGGCGTGCTATTCGGCTCCAGCAAGGCTCACAAGGAACTGCGGAAGATGATCGTCGAGGGCCACAAGCTCGACGCCGTGGTCAAGCTCCCGTCCGGGGTCTTCAAGCCCTATGCCGGAGTGTCCACCGCCATCCTGTTCTTCACCAAGACCAACTCCGGCGGCACGGACAACGTCTGGTTCTACGACGTCCGCTCGGACGGCTTCTCGCTGGACGACAAGCGCACCCCGCTCGGCTCGTCCGACCTCCCCGATGTCCTCACCCGCTGGAAGGAACGCACGACGTCGGAACTCACCCGGGCGCGGACGGAGCAGTCGTTCTGTGTGTCGCTGGCGGAGATCTCGGCGAATGACTACGACCTGTCCCTGAATCGGTATCGGGAGATCGAGCACGAAGTCGTCGATCATGCGGCACCGACGGACATTCTTGCAGCACTGGACGCGCTTGAAGGCGAGATTACACAGGGGATGGCTGAACTGCGGGAGCTGCTGAAGTGA
- a CDS encoding HipA domain-containing protein — protein sequence MDELSDFVDLSLWTPYQDEPAGENEKTWFRDSDGGLWIFKRNRPHRSPNEHATEFIASRLAEMLGVPAATVRLARVGDHIGCISKDVKSDARNQLDSGSLFLSEIVPDFDPRDRHSRGHSLENIARVLLNVAPPIGHEAQDLSAAGWFAGFLVLDALIGNQDRHSENWSIEITPDGTYHLAPSYDHATSLGIVQRNPEKLNRLVNDPGAIRQFAAKATGGRFEGMAKVPLVDVASQFCLDVGPAVTTHWASAIAGLDIGAAAEIVARGKMSSPSDTLALELIRINKERLVTCLRS from the coding sequence ATGGATGAGCTGAGCGATTTCGTTGATCTGAGCCTCTGGACTCCCTACCAGGACGAGCCTGCGGGTGAGAACGAGAAGACGTGGTTCCGGGACAGCGATGGGGGACTGTGGATATTCAAGCGGAACCGTCCCCACCGGAGTCCCAACGAGCACGCTACTGAGTTCATCGCAAGTCGTCTGGCCGAGATGCTGGGAGTTCCTGCCGCTACCGTCAGGTTGGCCCGGGTTGGCGACCACATCGGCTGCATATCGAAGGACGTAAAGTCGGACGCGCGGAACCAACTGGATTCGGGGTCGCTCTTCCTATCGGAAATCGTGCCCGATTTCGACCCGAGGGACCGGCACTCCCGCGGCCACTCGCTGGAGAACATTGCCAGGGTGCTGCTTAACGTTGCTCCGCCCATCGGCCATGAAGCGCAAGACCTTTCTGCTGCCGGATGGTTCGCCGGGTTCCTGGTTCTTGACGCTCTGATCGGAAACCAGGACCGGCACAGCGAGAACTGGAGCATCGAGATAACCCCGGATGGGACCTATCATCTGGCGCCCTCGTACGATCACGCAACCAGCCTTGGCATTGTTCAAAGGAACCCGGAAAAACTGAATCGGCTGGTAAACGACCCAGGCGCCATCCGACAATTTGCGGCCAAGGCAACCGGCGGTCGGTTCGAGGGAATGGCGAAGGTGCCGCTCGTGGACGTTGCTTCGCAATTTTGTTTGGATGTGGGACCCGCTGTCACCACCCATTGGGCATCCGCAATAGCGGGGCTGGATATTGGTGCCGCCGCGGAAATCGTGGCCAGAGGTAAAATGTCGTCTCCAAGCGATACGTTGGCCCTGGAACTAATTCGCATCAACAAGGAAAGGCTCGTGACATGTCTTCGCTCGTGA
- a CDS encoding restriction endonuclease, whose protein sequence is MTEAPEQDGIPKWHGFMTPILRVLSDGQARTRTELTKQAMDAARLPEELRAVRLGSGGLKAKGRVGWAISHLIAATALARPDNALYVITDVGHQLLTRYPDGLAQAQLREVEAYRRHQAEVRAARRETSPSPEIEILDEDADPTDVIEAAIDRIHAETGSSLLSRILASSPEFFEHAVVDLLLKMGYGGAEQRGRRIGGSGDGGVDGVVDQDALGLDRVYIQAKRYSADNTVGREAIQAFVGALHGVSASKGVFITTSRFSQGAKDYAANIPTRTILIDGTRLVNLMIKYRVGVQVKQSYDVVELDEDFFE, encoded by the coding sequence ATGACCGAGGCTCCTGAGCAGGACGGCATCCCCAAATGGCACGGGTTCATGACTCCCATCCTCCGGGTCCTGTCAGATGGGCAAGCCCGTACCCGGACAGAGCTCACCAAACAGGCGATGGACGCTGCGAGACTGCCCGAGGAACTGCGCGCGGTTCGCCTGGGTTCGGGAGGCCTCAAGGCAAAAGGACGCGTGGGCTGGGCGATCTCGCACCTGATCGCTGCCACCGCCCTAGCCCGGCCGGATAACGCCCTCTACGTCATTACTGACGTTGGGCATCAACTCCTGACAAGGTATCCCGATGGTTTGGCGCAGGCGCAGTTGCGCGAAGTGGAGGCCTACCGTCGGCATCAGGCAGAAGTGCGGGCCGCGCGTCGAGAGACTTCCCCGTCGCCGGAAATCGAAATTCTGGACGAAGACGCCGACCCGACCGACGTCATTGAAGCCGCCATCGACCGGATTCACGCCGAAACGGGATCGTCCCTGCTGAGCCGCATCCTCGCCAGCTCACCGGAGTTCTTTGAGCATGCGGTCGTGGATCTGCTGCTGAAGATGGGCTACGGGGGAGCTGAGCAGCGCGGCCGACGCATCGGCGGTTCCGGCGACGGAGGGGTCGACGGTGTCGTTGATCAGGACGCTCTCGGCCTTGACCGGGTCTACATCCAAGCCAAGCGGTACAGCGCGGACAACACCGTCGGCAGGGAAGCCATTCAAGCCTTCGTGGGAGCTCTTCATGGAGTCTCCGCTTCCAAGGGCGTCTTCATCACCACCAGCCGGTTCTCGCAAGGCGCCAAAGACTACGCAGCCAACATCCCTACCCGCACAATCCTGATCGACGGTACGCGCCTTGTAAACCTCATGATCAAGTACCGTGTGGGTGTACAGGTGAAACAGAGCTACGACGTCGTGGAACTGGACGAGGACTTCTTCGAGTAG
- a CDS encoding restriction endonuclease subunit S, translating into MKKVRLGDVAAIERKGISPDEISDGTTYVGLENIMSGGRFVGVAPVSNGELASTKFKFEDEHILYGKLRPYLAKIAVPTFAGICSTDILPIRVGAHADRMYVTHYLRQQEVVDQVNSMATGANLPRISPKSLESVELPLPPLDEQRRIAAILDKADALRIKRRQALAHLDTLTQSIFHSMFGEPPTSWRETAIEDLVDKGDGSIRTGPFGSQLLTSEFTDKGVAVLGIDNAVSNEFAWRERRFISFEKYSALKRYTVKPGDLLVTIMGTLGRCAVVPADIPLAINTKHLCCITVDPAQVIPEWLHAYFLRSDSAAVYLRQTTKGAIMGGLNMGIIKKMPVKLPPLELQQTFAARVAAVERLKETHRKHLSELDMLFASLQHRAFKGEL; encoded by the coding sequence GTGAAGAAGGTTCGGCTTGGCGACGTAGCAGCGATTGAGCGCAAGGGAATAAGCCCGGACGAGATCTCGGACGGAACGACGTATGTGGGGCTCGAGAACATCATGTCGGGAGGCAGGTTCGTTGGAGTCGCTCCCGTCTCCAACGGGGAGCTGGCAAGCACGAAATTCAAATTTGAAGACGAACACATCCTCTACGGCAAGCTTCGGCCCTATCTTGCCAAAATTGCGGTGCCGACATTTGCGGGAATCTGCAGTACCGATATTTTGCCGATACGAGTCGGCGCACATGCCGACAGGATGTATGTCACGCACTACCTGCGTCAGCAGGAAGTAGTAGATCAAGTCAATTCCATGGCGACAGGAGCAAACCTCCCCCGTATAAGTCCCAAGTCTTTGGAATCTGTCGAACTGCCTCTCCCGCCGCTCGACGAGCAGCGCCGCATCGCGGCGATCCTGGACAAGGCCGACGCGCTGCGCATCAAACGCCGCCAAGCCCTCGCCCACCTGGACACCCTCACCCAGTCGATCTTCCACTCCATGTTCGGCGAACCTCCCACTTCATGGCGGGAGACAGCCATCGAGGATCTGGTAGACAAAGGCGACGGATCAATCCGGACTGGCCCGTTTGGCAGCCAACTTCTGACAAGTGAGTTCACTGACAAGGGTGTGGCTGTTCTTGGAATCGACAACGCCGTCTCCAACGAGTTCGCCTGGCGCGAGAGGCGCTTCATCTCCTTCGAAAAATACAGCGCGCTCAAACGTTACACGGTGAAACCCGGCGATCTACTCGTCACCATCATGGGCACTCTAGGCCGTTGCGCAGTCGTGCCCGCCGACATTCCCTTGGCAATCAACACAAAGCATCTATGCTGCATCACAGTGGATCCGGCGCAGGTCATTCCGGAATGGCTACATGCGTACTTCCTTAGATCTGACTCTGCGGCGGTGTATCTGAGGCAAACGACTAAAGGCGCAATAATGGGCGGCCTCAATATGGGCATCATCAAAAAAATGCCGGTGAAACTTCCTCCGCTAGAACTCCAACAGACTTTCGCAGCCCGCGTTGCCGCCGTCGAACGCTTGAAGGAAACCCACCGCAAGCATCTCAGCGAACTGGACATGCTCTTCGCCTCCCTCCAGCACCGCGCGTTCAAAGGAGAACTGTGA
- a CDS encoding pyridoxamine 5'-phosphate oxidase family protein yields MSDAESISKVTDIINDSHIGMFTTINESGALVSRPLAVQEVMDDGDMWFFTSAGTSQVAHVRANPAVNVSFGRRTEWVSVAGTAEVVNDRQQIHDRWNQVVEAWFPDGPDTPGVVLLRVDSDSAEYWTSPGGTAATVLQWIKSKVTSSRMSVGESGTVEL; encoded by the coding sequence ATGTCGGATGCCGAAAGCATCAGCAAAGTCACGGACATCATCAACGATTCGCACATCGGAATGTTCACCACCATCAACGAATCCGGTGCACTCGTCAGCCGGCCGCTGGCCGTCCAGGAAGTCATGGACGACGGCGACATGTGGTTTTTCACATCGGCAGGCACGTCGCAGGTGGCCCACGTCCGCGCCAATCCGGCGGTGAACGTATCCTTCGGCAGGCGCACCGAGTGGGTCTCGGTGGCCGGTACGGCCGAAGTGGTGAACGACCGGCAGCAGATCCATGACAGATGGAACCAGGTGGTGGAGGCCTGGTTCCCGGACGGCCCGGACACCCCGGGCGTGGTGCTGCTGCGCGTCGACTCGGACTCCGCCGAGTACTGGACCAGCCCGGGCGGCACGGCGGCCACGGTACTGCAGTGGATCAAGTCGAAAGTCACCAGCAGCCGGATGAGTGTCGGCGAAAGTGGAACTGTCGAGTTGTAG
- a CDS encoding VOC family protein, producing the protein MRLKMCSIHVKDPASAHEFYTGVLGFDTLMAMPEHNLYIIKDPDGAGGAGLLLEPSDNPIGAAYMNACHDAGLPAIVFGVPDVRAEYERLAAKGVMFQGEPSEGPAGTSVVLDDGCGNFVQLHQD; encoded by the coding sequence ATGCGACTGAAAATGTGCAGCATCCACGTCAAGGATCCGGCCTCGGCCCACGAGTTCTACACCGGCGTTTTGGGCTTCGACACGCTGATGGCAATGCCGGAACACAACCTCTACATCATCAAGGATCCGGACGGTGCCGGCGGCGCCGGACTGCTGCTGGAGCCCAGCGACAACCCGATCGGCGCGGCCTACATGAACGCCTGCCATGACGCCGGTTTGCCGGCGATCGTGTTCGGCGTGCCCGACGTGCGGGCCGAATATGAGCGGCTGGCCGCCAAGGGTGTCATGTTCCAGGGGGAACCGTCCGAGGGGCCCGCCGGGACCAGCGTGGTGCTCGATGACGGGTGCGGGAACTTCGTCCAGCTGCACCAGGACTAA
- a CDS encoding HIRAN domain-containing protein — protein MSTSRPDRSEWLQRLELDDDAAPFEILGHSFGKRVADTYEFFDEPEIDLLQGTLTFVVPVHGLRYMTSAAQEYVDRSLTKGDSLDAVAEPENAADSRAVGLWAGAHKIGFVPAPVLDYVGMLAKSGTFSARVVRRNPKSEGSHTRVVTQLVWRQDS, from the coding sequence ATGAGCACTAGCCGGCCTGACCGCTCCGAATGGCTGCAGCGGCTCGAATTGGACGACGACGCGGCACCGTTCGAAATCCTGGGGCACTCCTTCGGAAAGCGGGTTGCAGACACCTACGAGTTCTTTGATGAGCCGGAAATCGACCTGCTCCAAGGAACCCTGACGTTCGTGGTACCCGTCCACGGGCTTCGGTACATGACATCCGCAGCGCAGGAGTACGTCGATCGTTCACTCACGAAGGGGGATTCTTTGGACGCTGTCGCTGAACCCGAAAACGCCGCCGACTCCCGTGCAGTTGGGCTGTGGGCCGGGGCCCACAAAATCGGGTTTGTCCCGGCGCCCGTCCTAGACTACGTCGGCATGCTCGCCAAGTCCGGAACGTTTTCGGCCCGCGTTGTGCGCCGGAATCCGAAATCGGAGGGCTCCCACACTCGAGTGGTCACGCAATTGGTGTGGCGCCAGGACTCCTGA
- a CDS encoding APC family permease: MPKASPSGQQAGQHTGEKHGLSEKGLKAGSVGLIGAVVIGISCIAPAYTLTAALGPTVSEVGVQLPAVFLVGFIPMLLVALGYRELNNAMPDAGTSFTWASRAFGPWLGWMGGWGLIAATIIVLSNLAAVAVDFFYLMLAQLFGKPELADLTTNLPLNIATTLVFIALACWISYRGMETTKSVQYVLVGFQMLVLGWFAVAAFSHVANGTAFDATAIQPEWFNPFAVESFSAFAAGVSLSIFIYWGWDVTLTMNEETKNPEKTPGRAATVTVLVIVIIYMTVALATLAYAGIGTTGLGAGNPENQGSIFAVLAGPVMGPFAILMSLAILSSSAASLQSTFVSPARTLLSMGHYKALPAQFSRISPTHKSPSYATIASAVAAAAFYVITRTTSENALWDTITALGMMICFYYGITALACVWFFRAEAFSGARAFFFKFLAPLLGGVMLLVMFFKTAYDSMDPAYGSGSSVGGLGLVFILGMGVILLGVVIMLVMAKMRPEFFKGKVLSRGA, translated from the coding sequence ATGCCGAAGGCGTCGCCCTCCGGACAACAGGCCGGACAGCACACCGGCGAGAAACACGGGCTGAGCGAGAAGGGCCTGAAGGCCGGATCGGTGGGGCTGATTGGCGCCGTCGTCATCGGCATCTCCTGCATCGCACCCGCCTACACCCTCACGGCGGCTCTCGGCCCCACGGTTTCCGAGGTCGGCGTGCAGCTGCCTGCGGTCTTCCTGGTGGGCTTCATTCCCATGCTGCTGGTGGCGCTCGGCTACCGCGAGCTGAACAACGCGATGCCCGACGCCGGCACCTCCTTCACGTGGGCGTCCCGGGCCTTCGGCCCGTGGCTTGGCTGGATGGGGGGCTGGGGGCTGATCGCGGCGACCATCATTGTGCTCTCCAACCTGGCCGCCGTCGCGGTGGACTTCTTCTACCTGATGCTGGCGCAGCTGTTCGGGAAGCCGGAGCTCGCCGACCTCACCACCAACCTGCCCCTGAACATCGCCACGACGCTGGTGTTCATAGCCCTTGCGTGCTGGATCTCCTACCGCGGCATGGAAACCACCAAGTCGGTCCAGTACGTGCTGGTCGGCTTCCAGATGCTGGTCCTGGGCTGGTTTGCCGTCGCGGCCTTCAGCCATGTGGCCAACGGAACGGCCTTTGACGCCACCGCCATCCAGCCGGAGTGGTTCAACCCGTTCGCCGTGGAGTCGTTCTCGGCCTTCGCGGCCGGCGTTTCACTGTCCATCTTCATCTACTGGGGCTGGGACGTCACGCTGACCATGAACGAGGAGACCAAGAATCCGGAAAAGACCCCCGGCCGTGCCGCCACCGTCACGGTGCTGGTCATTGTGATCATCTACATGACGGTCGCCCTGGCCACCCTTGCCTACGCCGGGATCGGCACCACCGGGCTCGGGGCCGGGAACCCGGAGAACCAGGGCAGCATTTTCGCCGTCCTTGCCGGCCCGGTGATGGGTCCGTTCGCGATCCTGATGTCCCTGGCCATCCTCAGCAGCTCGGCGGCGTCCCTGCAGTCCACCTTCGTCTCGCCGGCACGCACGCTGCTGTCCATGGGCCACTACAAGGCGCTCCCGGCACAGTTCAGTCGGATCAGCCCCACGCACAAGTCACCGAGCTACGCCACGATCGCCTCGGCCGTCGCGGCCGCTGCGTTCTATGTCATCACCCGCACGACCTCGGAGAACGCGCTGTGGGACACCATCACCGCACTGGGCATGATGATCTGCTTCTACTACGGCATCACCGCCCTGGCCTGCGTCTGGTTCTTCCGTGCCGAGGCATTCAGCGGCGCGCGGGCCTTCTTCTTCAAGTTCCTGGCACCCCTGCTCGGCGGCGTCATGCTGCTGGTCATGTTCTTCAAGACGGCCTATGACTCCATGGATCCGGCCTATGGTTCCGGCTCTTCGGTTGGCGGCCTGGGCCTGGTGTTCATCCTCGGCATGGGCGTCATCCTGCTGGGCGTGGTGATCATGTTGGTGATGGCCAAGATGCGCCCCGAGTTCTTCAAGGGCAAGGTTCTCTCCCGCGGAGCCTGA